From Rhodococcus antarcticus, the proteins below share one genomic window:
- a CDS encoding inositol monophosphatase family protein, which yields MSLDLPGLLAEASGLLESVTGRFVAGLGAPSAVEKGPADFATAVDLELERRLSAELTARTGIAVHGEEFGGPDVGVGPVWVLDPIDGTANYSAGLPLAGMLLALLQDGVPVVGLTWLPLLGERYAALDGGPLLRNGVALPPLARGDLRSATTCVGSLTRSGGGRYPGEYRLRALGELTDACQRVRLVGATGIDLAWTAAGVLGGSVTFGHHPWDNAAGVCLVRAAGGVVTDLAGRDWRIDSPSVLAAAPGVHEEMLELVLALGDPLAVPA from the coding sequence GTGAGCCTGGACCTGCCCGGGCTGCTCGCGGAGGCCTCGGGCCTGCTGGAGTCGGTGACCGGCCGGTTCGTCGCCGGTCTCGGAGCACCCAGCGCGGTCGAGAAGGGCCCGGCCGACTTCGCGACCGCCGTCGACCTCGAGCTCGAGCGCCGCCTGTCCGCCGAGCTGACCGCCCGAACGGGGATCGCGGTGCACGGGGAGGAGTTCGGCGGTCCCGACGTGGGTGTCGGTCCGGTGTGGGTGCTGGACCCCATCGACGGCACCGCCAACTACTCGGCGGGGCTCCCGCTGGCCGGCATGCTGCTGGCGCTGCTGCAGGACGGGGTGCCGGTGGTGGGCCTGACGTGGCTGCCGCTGCTCGGCGAGCGGTACGCGGCGCTCGACGGCGGCCCGCTGCTGCGCAACGGGGTGGCCCTTCCGCCGCTGGCCCGCGGTGATCTCCGCTCGGCCACCACGTGCGTCGGCTCGCTGACCCGCAGCGGTGGCGGGCGCTACCCCGGGGAGTACCGGCTGCGGGCCCTCGGCGAGCTGACGGATGCGTGCCAGCGGGTCCGGCTGGTCGGAGCGACGGGGATCGACCTGGCGTGGACCGCGGCCGGGGTGCTCGGCGGCTCGGTCACCTTCGGCCACCACCCCTGGGACAACGCCGCCGGCGTGTGCCTCGTGCGCGCGGCCGGGGGTGTGGTCACCGACCTGGCGGGCCGGGACTGGCGGATCGACTCGCCGTCGGTGCTCGCCGCCGCCCCCGGGGTGCACGAGGAGATGCTGGAGCTGGTGCTCGCTCTCGGTGACCCGCTGGCGGTGCCGGCGTGA
- the hisF gene encoding imidazole glycerol phosphate synthase subunit HisF has translation MSVAVRVIPCLDVDAGRVVKGVRFADLRDAGDPVELAAAYDAQGADELTFLDVTASSGERATMLDVVRRTAEQVFIPLTVGGGVRAVADVDALLRAGADKASVNTAAIARPELLTELSRRFGSQCIVLSVDARTVPAGSAPTPSGWEVTTHGGKRGTGIDAVEWATRGAELGVGEILLNSMDADGTKAGFDLAMIVAVRAAVDVPVIASGGAGALEHFPPAVAAGADAVLAATVFHFGELTIPGVKDALRAAGVVVR, from the coding sequence GTGAGTGTCGCGGTGCGGGTGATCCCCTGCCTGGACGTGGACGCCGGGCGGGTGGTGAAGGGCGTGCGCTTCGCCGACCTGCGCGACGCCGGGGACCCGGTGGAGCTGGCTGCGGCCTACGACGCCCAGGGCGCCGACGAGCTGACGTTCCTCGACGTCACGGCGTCCTCCGGGGAGCGGGCGACCATGCTGGACGTGGTGCGGCGCACGGCCGAGCAGGTGTTCATCCCCCTGACGGTGGGCGGGGGCGTCCGCGCCGTGGCCGACGTCGACGCGCTGCTGCGGGCGGGGGCGGACAAGGCGAGCGTGAACACCGCGGCGATCGCGAGGCCGGAGCTGCTCACCGAGCTGAGCCGGCGCTTCGGCTCCCAGTGCATCGTGCTCTCCGTGGACGCCCGCACCGTGCCCGCCGGCAGCGCTCCGACGCCGTCGGGCTGGGAGGTCACCACCCACGGGGGCAAGCGCGGCACCGGGATCGACGCGGTGGAGTGGGCCACGCGTGGCGCGGAGCTCGGCGTGGGGGAGATCCTGCTGAACTCGATGGATGCCGACGGCACCAAGGCCGGCTTCGACCTGGCGATGATCGTGGCCGTCCGTGCGGCGGTGGACGTCCCGGTGATCGCGAGCGGGGGAGCCGGTGCGCTGGAGCACTTCCCGCCGGCGGTGGCCGCCGGGGCGGACGCCGTGCTCGCGGCGACGGTGTTCCACTTC